Proteins encoded by one window of Dehalococcoidales bacterium:
- a CDS encoding NifB/NifX family molybdenum-iron cluster-binding protein, translating into MKFAIPVVNGLLSSHWGQASDFLIIEVGDNKQIIGKETMTVTEHDCQGTPMAIAQKGVNVVLAGGMGMGPRSVFENNGVEVVMGVTETDPETAVVKYLYHRLERGDNVCGHGDTECGGHGHHHHHDSN; encoded by the coding sequence ATGAAGTTTGCAATTCCGGTAGTAAACGGCTTACTCTCATCGCACTGGGGGCAAGCATCCGATTTTTTGATTATCGAAGTTGGCGACAACAAACAAATTATCGGTAAAGAAACTATGACCGTAACTGAGCACGATTGCCAAGGAACACCGATGGCGATTGCCCAAAAAGGGGTAAATGTAGTGCTTGCCGGCGGTATGGGAATGGGCCCGCGTTCGGTTTTTGAAAATAACGGCGTGGAAGTTGTAATGGGGGTTACCGAAACAGATCCCGAAACTGCCGTTGTAAAATATCTTTATCACCGCTTGGAGAGGGGTGATAACGTTTGCGGACATGGTGACACCGAATGCGGCGGGCACGGTCATCACCATCACCACGATTCCAATTAA
- a CDS encoding sulfite exporter TauE/SafE family protein yields the protein MSFLTVLLLILVGILAGGFGGLLGIGGGAIMLPIIRFGFDFPPSIAVGTTLTAVIFTAVAGAFQHWKMGHVDWNIVKYVASAGVVGVAIGSFLFYLVKDYHEILDLILGIVFTPIAISMIYEGFFLRKRPDIFGGPPRENIPLKLGIGGGVGIFTGISGLGGGFIMVPTFVYVLRSPVKMAIGASMASFAGFAFVGGIIKISQGLCDIPAALAMGAGAVVGALLGARLIIYFKPATLKTIFGFIFLYTALKYILNYFGITI from the coding sequence TTGAGCTTTTTAACCGTATTACTGCTTATTCTCGTGGGGATTTTAGCAGGCGGGTTCGGCGGTTTGCTGGGAATCGGCGGCGGGGCTATCATGTTACCCATTATTCGTTTTGGGTTTGATTTCCCGCCGTCTATTGCCGTCGGAACGACGCTTACAGCCGTTATTTTTACGGCGGTCGCCGGTGCTTTTCAGCATTGGAAGATGGGGCATGTGGACTGGAATATCGTTAAATATGTCGCTTCGGCCGGGGTGGTGGGGGTTGCTATTGGGTCTTTTTTGTTTTATCTGGTTAAAGATTACCATGAAATCCTCGATTTAATTTTGGGAATTGTTTTTACCCCGATTGCGATAAGCATGATATACGAAGGGTTCTTTTTAAGAAAGAGGCCCGATATTTTCGGAGGCCCGCCCAGGGAGAATATTCCGCTGAAACTCGGAATTGGCGGGGGTGTCGGTATTTTTACCGGTATATCCGGCCTTGGGGGCGGTTTTATAATGGTGCCGACGTTTGTTTACGTTTTACGCTCACCGGTTAAAATGGCAATTGGGGCTTCAATGGCCTCTTTTGCCGGCTTTGCTTTTGTGGGGGGTATCATTAAAATATCGCAAGGTTTGTGTGATATTCCGGCGGCGCTTGCGATGGGGGCGGGGGCGGTTGTCGGGGCTCTGCTTGGGGCGCGCTTAATAATCTATTTCAAACCCGCTACGCTAAAAACAATCTTTGGGTTTATTTTTCTGTATACGGCGCTAAAATATATCCTTAATTACTTCGGGATAACTATCTGA
- a CDS encoding iron-sulfur cluster assembly scaffold protein: protein MADNLDDFKKMIETEERKNYSEKAINHATNPRNVGPMENADAYATITGPCGDTMEIWLKVDNDTISKATFMTDGCGTSIAAGSMTTELATGKKITEAMIISQQNVLDALDGMPEESKHCALLSSNTLKAAIREYIDIRKEPWKKAYRK from the coding sequence ATGGCTGATAATTTAGATGATTTTAAAAAAATGATTGAAACGGAAGAACGTAAAAATTATTCGGAAAAGGCGATTAACCACGCAACAAATCCGCGTAATGTCGGCCCGATGGAAAATGCGGATGCGTACGCCACAATTACCGGCCCCTGCGGGGATACGATGGAAATATGGCTTAAAGTTGATAACGATACTATCTCTAAGGCTACATTTATGACTGACGGGTGCGGAACAAGTATTGCCGCGGGCAGTATGACAACGGAGCTGGCAACCGGTAAAAAAATAACCGAGGCGATGATAATCAGCCAGCAGAACGTTCTTGACGCGCTGGACGGGATGCCGGAAGAAAGCAAACACTGCGCGTTGCTGTCGTCAAACACCTTAAAAGCGGCAATCCGTGAATATATCGATATCCGCAAGGAGCCTTGGAAAAAAGCCTATCGTAAATAA
- a CDS encoding DUF364 domain-containing protein: MSALTSIEIVRNKLVELVKERKAEGEAVIVTVGALSPLEAIGNTERKDYAILEGKEVMIQAQFGGGYGQAFTDSPREFKGTIEDVLSFDLSTNGNRAIMVATLNAIASHLGIASGVIHCRNEEPAKCGGIIAEEIKKKYGNIKIGMIGLQPAILESLVNRFGADNVNCTDMNPNNIGQNKAGIIIRDGKTETGEMIKWADLILATGSTVANGSFDEINKLVQKAGKKLVLFGITGASVCAITGIERICPYGH, translated from the coding sequence ATGTCGGCGCTAACGTCAATTGAAATTGTCAGAAACAAACTGGTGGAACTGGTCAAAGAAAGAAAAGCGGAGGGAGAAGCTGTAATTGTTACCGTCGGCGCTCTATCGCCTTTAGAGGCCATCGGAAATACCGAAAGGAAGGATTATGCCATCCTGGAAGGTAAAGAAGTAATGATTCAGGCACAATTTGGCGGCGGCTACGGACAGGCTTTTACCGATAGCCCCAGAGAGTTTAAAGGCACGATAGAAGACGTGCTTTCTTTTGATTTGAGTACCAACGGTAACCGGGCGATTATGGTTGCAACCCTCAACGCCATTGCTTCTCACCTCGGGATTGCCTCAGGCGTAATCCATTGCCGCAATGAAGAACCGGCCAAATGCGGGGGAATTATTGCTGAGGAAATTAAGAAAAAGTACGGCAATATCAAAATAGGAATGATCGGATTACAACCGGCCATTCTGGAAAGCCTTGTAAACAGATTCGGCGCCGATAATGTAAATTGCACCGATATGAATCCCAATAATATCGGACAAAACAAAGCCGGAATAATCATCCGGGACGGAAAAACCGAAACAGGGGAAATGATTAAATGGGCTGACCTTATTCTTGCCACTGGCAGCACCGTTGCCAACGGTTCGTTTGATGAAATCAATAAACTGGTTCAAAAAGCCGGTAAAAAGTTGGTGCTTTTTGGTATTACGGGGGCATCGGTGTGCGCCATAACGGGGATAGAACGTATCTGCCCGTACGGCCACTAA
- a CDS encoding ABC transporter ATP-binding protein, with the protein MIEIKDLSITLGKFFLKDINLSISDREYFVVLGPTGAGKTILLECIAGLRRTKHGEIWLGGNNVNKLPPEQRNIGYVPQDYVLFPFLNVLNNITFGLKQTTDNKNKIKEKAHEIADLIGISHLLERDTVSLSGGEKQRVALARALASSPKILLLDEPLSALDLQTARYLRFELKKIHRDLGITTVHITHNQMEAEEMADRVAILNKGEINQVGTAEEIFFHPTNAAVMNYLGRPNILDCEDCRIIGQGIMEADCRGLKIIVPHDGKPFKRIIIYPRDVYVDKLNPGCNKVNCFKGIITDIKTSANTVRLRFKVGENMIRSELPYHVFDEMGLSEGMEAFVQLSLRRIKIFERSNRNEPSAGNNQSSKDRI; encoded by the coding sequence ATGATAGAGATAAAGGATTTATCAATCACGCTGGGGAAGTTTTTCCTAAAAGATATCAACCTGTCCATTAGCGACAGGGAATATTTTGTTGTGTTGGGGCCGACCGGAGCCGGTAAAACCATCCTGCTGGAGTGTATTGCCGGACTAAGGCGCACAAAACACGGCGAAATATGGCTTGGCGGCAATAACGTCAACAAATTGCCGCCGGAACAAAGAAACATCGGCTATGTGCCTCAAGACTACGTTTTATTCCCTTTTTTAAATGTCTTAAATAACATTACGTTTGGCTTAAAACAAACCACCGACAACAAAAACAAAATCAAAGAAAAAGCGCACGAAATTGCCGATTTAATCGGTATTTCCCATTTACTTGAAAGAGATACCGTTTCTTTAAGCGGCGGAGAGAAACAACGTGTGGCACTGGCACGCGCATTGGCCTCTTCACCCAAAATATTGCTGCTCGACGAACCTCTAAGCGCCCTGGATTTACAAACAGCGCGCTATTTAAGGTTTGAACTCAAAAAAATCCACCGCGATCTCGGGATTACCACCGTTCATATAACCCATAACCAAATGGAAGCGGAAGAAATGGCCGACCGGGTGGCTATTTTGAATAAAGGCGAAATAAACCAAGTCGGAACTGCCGAGGAAATCTTTTTCCACCCCACCAATGCCGCCGTTATGAATTACCTCGGAAGACCCAATATTTTAGATTGTGAAGATTGCCGCATTATCGGACAAGGGATAATGGAAGCCGACTGCCGCGGGTTAAAAATAATTGTTCCTCATGACGGAAAGCCTTTTAAGCGCATTATAATTTATCCGCGCGACGTTTATGTTGATAAATTAAACCCGGGATGTAACAAAGTAAACTGTTTTAAAGGGATTATCACCGATATTAAAACCTCGGCGAATACTGTTCGTTTAAGATTTAAAGTCGGCGAAAATATGATTCGCTCCGAACTACCCTATCACGTATTTGATGAAATGGGGTTATCGGAGGGAATGGAAGCCTTTGTTCAGCTTAGTCTCAGGCGAATAAAAATTTTTGAGCGTTCCAATCGCAATGAGCCTTCGGCGGGAAATAATCAAAGCAGTAAAGACCGCATTTAA
- a CDS encoding ABC transporter permease subunit has product MPEATGNYDSANKTGILTGWRKFFSANRLFNTTTVGVLVVLLLFLAAIFISLLTYTKWDTLLAAVGSSEILFAIGLSLVTATVSTVLAIIIAVPIAYTISKNEFFGKSLIDTLLDLPIVISPVAIGAALLVFFSTPLGSAINNNLINFVFSVPGIILAQFTVVSALAIRLLKSTFDSIDLRYEQVGRTLGCSKPQAFIRIILPLARNGLIAAAILTWARAIGEYGASVTLAGAIGMKTETLPIAISLNLLNADIEKAIAIIFILVIIAVFNLFILRIVAKQSYRL; this is encoded by the coding sequence TTGCCGGAAGCAACGGGAAATTACGACAGTGCGAATAAAACGGGAATCCTAACCGGTTGGCGGAAGTTTTTTTCCGCTAACAGGCTATTTAATACCACTACCGTAGGCGTCCTGGTTGTATTACTGTTGTTTTTAGCGGCTATATTTATCTCACTGTTAACATATACGAAATGGGATACCCTTCTCGCGGCTGTCGGATCTTCGGAAATACTTTTCGCCATCGGGCTTAGCTTAGTTACGGCAACCGTTTCTACCGTACTTGCAATAATAATAGCCGTCCCGATAGCTTATACGATATCTAAAAATGAGTTTTTCGGTAAAAGCCTGATTGATACACTGCTTGATTTGCCGATTGTAATTTCTCCGGTAGCAATCGGCGCGGCCTTACTGGTTTTTTTTAGCACCCCTCTCGGCTCAGCCATTAACAATAATTTAATAAATTTTGTTTTTAGCGTGCCGGGTATTATTTTGGCACAGTTTACGGTGGTAAGCGCTTTGGCTATCCGCCTTTTAAAATCCACCTTTGACAGTATCGATTTACGCTACGAGCAAGTCGGCAGAACATTGGGCTGCAGCAAGCCCCAGGCGTTTATCCGTATAATACTGCCGCTGGCAAGAAACGGACTGATTGCCGCCGCCATCCTAACTTGGGCCAGAGCCATCGGTGAATACGGGGCTTCGGTCACATTGGCCGGTGCAATCGGTATGAAAACCGAAACCCTGCCGATCGCAATATCTCTTAACTTACTGAACGCAGACATTGAAAAAGCCATCGCCATTATCTTTATACTGGTAATTATCGCCGTTTTTAACTTATTTATTCTAAGAATTGTTGCCAAACAGAGCTATAGACTATGA
- the modA gene encoding molybdate ABC transporter substrate-binding protein: MKKFISVVIVIIGLAVLCGCDVSDPKTKSTTQADTYASELLVFAATGTKAPMDAAAAAFEEKYGTKIVLNYGGGGEVLSNMILSKQGDVYVSPEQRFMNSAKQQGAVGIDTAPSSLAYMIPVLAVQKGNPLNIQNLADLSASGVKIAIGNPDTTLLGEAAPEILQKAGLYESVKGNIVANVPQVNAIVTYLKTKQIDAGFAWHYFGVTNPDDIDIIWIPAEYVTAIGELQAAVATYSKEAWTAQQFIKFLSSSDGQAIFKQYGYIVDQTEANQYRKGN; the protein is encoded by the coding sequence ATGAAAAAGTTTATCTCGGTCGTTATTGTCATTATCGGTTTAGCAGTTCTTTGCGGATGTGACGTCTCAGATCCCAAAACCAAATCCACAACCCAAGCCGACACCTACGCAAGCGAACTGCTTGTTTTCGCCGCTACCGGCACTAAAGCGCCGATGGATGCCGCGGCTGCCGCATTCGAAGAAAAATATGGAACCAAAATTGTCCTAAATTACGGCGGCGGCGGGGAAGTTCTTTCGAATATGATTCTTAGCAAACAAGGAGACGTTTATGTCTCTCCCGAACAGCGTTTTATGAACAGCGCCAAACAACAAGGAGCTGTTGGCATTGATACCGCACCCTCTTCTTTAGCGTATATGATACCGGTTCTCGCGGTGCAAAAGGGTAACCCGCTAAATATACAAAACTTAGCGGATTTATCCGCCTCCGGCGTAAAAATAGCAATCGGTAACCCCGATACAACACTGCTTGGAGAAGCCGCTCCGGAAATCCTGCAAAAAGCCGGGCTTTATGAATCGGTAAAAGGAAATATCGTCGCCAATGTCCCTCAGGTCAACGCCATTGTAACCTATTTAAAAACCAAACAAATTGATGCCGGATTTGCCTGGCATTATTTCGGAGTTACAAATCCCGATGATATCGATATTATTTGGATTCCGGCGGAATATGTCACCGCTATCGGTGAATTACAGGCTGCGGTTGCAACTTACAGCAAAGAGGCATGGACCGCCCAACAGTTTATCAAGTTCCTGTCTTCATCGGACGGACAAGCTATATTTAAGCAATACGGTTACATTGTCGACCAAACAGAGGCCAATCAATACAGGAAAGGTAACTAA
- a CDS encoding MBL fold metallo-hydrolase, translated as MKIKISTLSENTALHGYIGEYGLSLFIQADGKQILFDTGLSFSAYHNAQIMGVDLTKIDYIVLSHGHLDHTGGLKEILSKINKKVEVIAHPAVFSPRYTLRDGQTEEKSIGMPYSKEELENCGAIFTLSEESVFITPNILTTGQIPMLSEYEGVESNLSVKNGEIAIQDEIADDLSLIINSEFGLIIIAGCAHRGIINIIKHAQKITGITSVYAVVGGIHLYRASEERIRKTIAELKAVGVKKLGLCHCTGFQAAAKIAEAFPQEFFLNNAGNKFSLP; from the coding sequence ATGAAAATAAAAATTAGTACGCTTAGTGAAAACACTGCCCTTCACGGTTATATCGGGGAATACGGGCTTAGCCTTTTTATTCAAGCTGACGGGAAACAGATTCTGTTTGATACGGGTTTAAGTTTTTCCGCTTATCATAACGCCCAAATTATGGGGGTGGATTTAACTAAAATCGATTACATTGTTCTTAGCCACGGCCATCTCGACCATACTGGAGGGTTAAAAGAAATCCTGTCTAAAATCAATAAAAAAGTTGAGGTTATTGCTCATCCCGCCGTTTTTAGCCCCAGATATACCTTGCGCGACGGTCAAACAGAGGAAAAATCAATCGGGATGCCTTACTCCAAAGAAGAACTTGAAAACTGCGGCGCAATCTTTACGCTTTCCGAAGAATCGGTCTTTATTACCCCAAACATTTTAACTACCGGTCAAATTCCGATGCTAAGCGAATACGAGGGTGTCGAGAGCAATTTATCGGTTAAAAACGGGGAGATAGCTATCCAAGATGAAATTGCCGACGACCTTTCTTTAATTATTAACAGCGAATTCGGGCTGATTATAATTGCAGGGTGTGCCCACCGCGGGATTATTAACATTATCAAACATGCGCAAAAAATTACCGGTATCACTTCCGTTTATGCCGTTGTCGGCGGGATTCATTTATACAGAGCCTCCGAGGAACGCATCCGAAAGACAATTGCCGAACTTAAGGCGGTTGGGGTTAAGAAGCTGGGGCTTTGCCATTGCACCGGTTTTCAGGCTGCGGCCAAAATTGCCGAGGCCTTTCCGCAAGAGTTTTTCCTAAATAACGCCGGAAACAAATTCAGTTTACCCTGA
- a CDS encoding mechanosensitive ion channel domain-containing protein: MWDWFTINSIWFLTGTSVLFIFVVIYRNRLRDRLLKLKSDQKEFKGNKAFLRILLFLIYIFAAVILLSTVAIILSEDEIFASVNFASIQEWLLSHGIIILVYIIVAYFLYRATKALVPKMVTGYVKNAGRGKHSKSWFERRAKTLTVLVKWIVVIVIGTATFFLILEEIGMDITPLLASAGIVGVALALGAQTIIKDFLAGLFILLEDQYNKGDVIKIAEISGEVVEVNLRRTVLRDLDGIVHTIPNSAITTASNYTRDLSRVNVDIPVTYGEDLDKVFTVINRIGKEMAVDPRLAKLIKTPPQVLRVSNFADSAIQIRILGDVQPGMQWEVTGELRKRIKNAFDKEGIEMPWPHIKVFQGKEKKQNVILCKNCSFANLETAKYCGECGENL; this comes from the coding sequence ATGTGGGATTGGTTTACAATAAACAGCATCTGGTTTCTGACCGGTACCTCCGTTCTGTTTATTTTTGTTGTTATTTACCGCAACAGGCTCAGAGATCGGCTGCTTAAGCTCAAATCCGACCAAAAAGAATTCAAAGGCAACAAAGCCTTCTTGCGAATACTGCTGTTTTTAATCTATATTTTTGCCGCCGTGATTTTGCTTTCTACCGTTGCTATCATCCTTTCCGAAGATGAGATTTTTGCATCCGTAAATTTCGCGAGCATTCAGGAATGGTTATTATCGCACGGCATTATTATATTGGTTTATATTATCGTGGCCTATTTTTTGTATCGGGCAACCAAAGCCCTTGTTCCCAAGATGGTTACCGGCTATGTCAAGAATGCCGGCAGAGGCAAGCACTCCAAATCGTGGTTTGAAAGAAGAGCAAAAACCCTGACTGTCCTTGTAAAGTGGATAGTCGTAATTGTTATCGGAACGGCAACCTTTTTCCTAATTCTTGAAGAAATCGGAATGGATATCACCCCCTTACTTGCCAGCGCCGGTATTGTAGGAGTGGCTCTGGCATTGGGGGCGCAAACTATTATCAAAGATTTTTTGGCCGGATTATTTATTCTCTTGGAAGACCAATACAATAAAGGCGATGTGATTAAAATTGCCGAAATCTCCGGCGAGGTTGTCGAAGTGAATCTGCGCCGCACCGTTTTACGGGATCTCGACGGCATTGTTCACACCATCCCCAACAGTGCCATTACCACAGCTTCAAATTATACCAGAGATTTATCTCGTGTTAATGTCGATATCCCCGTAACGTACGGGGAAGACCTGGATAAAGTTTTTACCGTAATCAATAGAATCGGCAAAGAAATGGCGGTAGACCCGCGCCTTGCTAAGCTTATTAAAACCCCGCCGCAGGTATTAAGGGTAAGTAATTTTGCCGATTCGGCAATTCAAATCAGGATTTTGGGAGATGTGCAGCCCGGTATGCAATGGGAAGTTACCGGTGAATTGCGAAAAAGAATTAAGAACGCTTTTGATAAAGAAGGGATTGAAATGCCCTGGCCGCATATTAAGGTGTTTCAGGGTAAAGAGAAAAAGCAAAACGTTATTTTATGCAAAAACTGCTCCTTTGCTAACCTCGAAACCGCAAAATATTGCGGAGAATGCGGGGAAAATCTGTAA
- a CDS encoding DUF951 domain-containing protein, which produces MTAEIKVGAIVQLRKKHPCGNDRWQVVRIGADIGIICLGCKHKVMLERGTFEKRVKAVIAKDTP; this is translated from the coding sequence ATGACGGCAGAAATAAAAGTAGGCGCTATTGTACAGCTCAGAAAAAAGCACCCCTGCGGCAATGACCGCTGGCAGGTGGTTAGAATCGGCGCCGATATCGGTATTATCTGTTTAGGGTGTAAGCACAAGGTGATGTTGGAGCGCGGCACTTTTGAAAAGAGGGTTAAAGCCGTTATTGCAAAAGACACCCCGTAG
- the pyrF gene encoding orotidine-5'-phosphate decarboxylase translates to MNFSEKLNNAVSKNNSLLCIGLDPAPDFFPDAESIVEFNKAIIEATADLVCAYKPNFAFYEAFGAQGFNALKETAAFIPKDIPVIADAKRGDIGNTAKAYARSVFDTLNFDAITVNPYMGSDSVLPFIDYRSKGVFILCRTSNSGSGNFQSLNCGTDDNKIPLFQAVAAKAGEWNEFGNVGLVVGATYPDELQTLRKLHPEMLFLIPGIGAQGGDLETTVRNGIDTNGRGAIINSARQIIYASRGNDFATAARKAAMELRDKINLYR, encoded by the coding sequence TTTTAGCGAAAAATTAAATAACGCCGTTTCGAAAAATAACAGTTTGCTCTGCATTGGGCTGGACCCCGCCCCGGACTTTTTCCCCGATGCCGAAAGCATAGTTGAGTTTAATAAGGCCATTATTGAAGCCACCGCCGACCTTGTTTGCGCTTACAAACCCAACTTCGCCTTTTACGAAGCCTTCGGAGCGCAGGGTTTTAATGCCTTAAAAGAAACCGCCGCTTTTATTCCCAAAGATATCCCCGTGATTGCCGATGCCAAGCGCGGGGATATCGGAAATACAGCTAAAGCCTATGCCCGCTCGGTCTTTGATACATTAAATTTTGACGCCATAACGGTAAACCCCTATATGGGCTCCGATTCGGTTTTACCTTTTATCGATTACCGCAGCAAGGGTGTTTTTATCCTTTGCCGCACCTCCAACAGCGGCTCGGGGAATTTTCAATCGTTAAATTGTGGAACAGACGATAATAAAATTCCGCTTTTTCAAGCGGTAGCCGCTAAAGCCGGCGAGTGGAACGAGTTCGGCAACGTCGGGCTGGTGGTGGGAGCCACCTATCCGGATGAGTTGCAAACTTTACGTAAACTCCACCCCGAAATGCTTTTTTTAATCCCCGGTATCGGCGCGCAGGGTGGAGACTTGGAAACAACTGTCCGTAACGGCATTGATACCAACGGCAGGGGAGCCATTATAAATTCGGCCAGGCAAATTATTTACGCATCTCGCGGCAATGATTTTGCGACCGCCGCCCGCAAAGCGGCAATGGAACTGCGCGATAAAATCAACCTTTATCGCTAG